GGTCAGGTTGCAGCTCCACGTGGACTCAGGTACTTAGCATTTATTAATTTGTTTGGGTTCATTAATCCCCAAATTGGGTTTTAGAATTGTTTAAATGAACTTGATATGATATGGAACGGGTTAGGGTTTAGGGTCGttaggccctaaaccctaggaACCAGACTTTATTTTCATGTAAGATTAAAATTTAACACCTTTTAATTTTTTAGGGTTCATTAATCCCCAAATTGGGTTTTAGAAGCGTTTAAATGAACATGATATGATACGGAACGGGTTGGGGTTTAGGACCCTAAACCATGTAGCCTAAACCCTAATTATAGCTAGGGTTTAGGGCCCTAGAAACCAGACTTTATTATCATGTAAGATTAGAATTTAACACTTTTCAATTTTTTAGGGTTCTTTAATCCCCAAATTGGGTTTTAGAAgcatttaaaataatttaatatgatacggactttaatttaaatataaaactAACTATTTATTGTAATGTCATTATAGGTGGCTTTATGGTCATTCCTACACTAGTACGGGTGGTCGTACTCTTCCCGTTATTCAGACGCTATTGGATGGGCTTGGACCATCTTAGTTTATATGGCAGCCTTACTCTCTCGATGTCATTTCTGATCTTCCTGCTTATTGCTTGACTGGTGAGCGTATTTGGCGCTACTAAGGGCCTTTGATACGTATTTTCATAGTCGAGCTTCATTGCCCTGATAGAGTTGCTAGACAGTTTGGGCTCGTGCAGACTATACCTGTTGATGTTGTTTACTCAGAGGCAGAGAATAGTAAAAATTTGAGGGGCAATGACAAAATCAGATGGATTCAGAAACATGTAGCTAGCACATCTATATGGGCGCATCGTTtagatcatttgtttattgaacATGTGATTGTTGCTGAGAGTGCAGTGCCTGAGTACCATCCTTGGTATTTAGAGAGGACTATTAGATTCATATCTCGTGTTGGTGCATTTAATCATTGCATTGTAAGTTTTCTTCTTGTTAAATCAATTTATTGTATAGGTTATTTTGCTTTCTTAGTTTCATTATAAATGCTTTAGTAGTTTCTTTATTTCATACAAGAATCTTGTAACATGTGTGtcttttttttgtttattttttcaTGATCTTATGTTCAGGCAGATATCTGGGCGGACACAGGATGTTCTTCCTGATGTGTCTCATTTTGCTGACCACTATCTTGATTTTGTCAGAGAGTACACATTACATGGTTTTGATGAGATGCCTTTGGAGGTTCGTCGAGCTAGGCAGTTGGAGGAGAATCATCAACCGGCCCGTCGAGGTAGACGCGGCGGTGCATGAGCTGCTGCTGGTAGGCGAGCTAGAGTTTTGGTTGACGCTAATCCTATTGCTGCAGAGCTTGGATATGATGGTATTCCATTACATACTAATTCTCATGATGTGCCCGAGTCATCTACTAATGCTCGTACCGATCTTATGGCTACGGATCTTGGGGATGATCAGGATCCTCCTGTACGTGATTCTGTTGCTCATACTATTTCTGTTCATGTGCCGGGATCATCTAGTCGCGTCCAGCACGATCCTCAGGTTCTGGATAGGTATGAATATGTCCCCTCTTTTGATCTTGGCTTGACTCCTACTCCCGAGCAGCCTCGTACCGAGGACCCTTCCACTGAGCCACCTCGTACCGAGGACCCTTCCACTGAGCAGCCTCGTACCGAGGATCCTTCCACTGAGCAGCCTCTTCCTCTGCATCATTCTCACCGGCCTACTGAGCGGGTTCCTATAGATTTTTCTATTCCATCATTCAGTCTCCATGTTACACCTACACCTCCTACTGATCCTGATGCCGGCACGGATGTCACTTCTTCACAGAGTACCCATGGCCAGAGTACCCAGGACCAGAGTTCACAGGACCGTCCTGGGACATATGGACATTTCTACACTTCTCAGGGTAAATGTCGTTCAAAGAGAACTTGTAATCCTCTAAACTGTGGAACAGATGGTCAGAAGTGCGCGAAGAAATGAGGGTAAACTTTACTTTAAGTTTTTTAGTGTGTGTGTTTAATTGTGTATGTTTAGTATGCATCTTAATTGTAACTTTAAGCGTTTAAGTGTGTGTGACTTGTCAAATGTAATTCCTAATTTATACtgtatatttataaaatttattttttatgcAGATGATGGAGTGGATTGTGGATTATAGGCACTATGCAAATACTGGAAAATGCAGATGATGGAGTTGCTTGTGCTTAGTTTCTCTATTTTTAGGATTTTACTTTTGAAATCTTGTAGAAAAAAAGTCTTGGAGATATTGTGTTGTTTATTAAGATGCAaactttttatttattttaattcgtaTTGTATTTTGTTGTATTATATTTTGTTGGTGTTTATTCGTATTTGTTGGTTGTATCAATTTTTTTCTATTTAGGGATGATTTACGGTTTAAGAAATTTAGTATTAGAAATTTAATTTAGGAAAGCAGGGCATTACAGAACTGTTGAAATGGAACAGTTCAAAGCAACTGATGCAAAACGGCAGATGAAAAAATGTTTTTGCCAAAAACGCTGCTTCATATTCCGTTTTACTcgttttataaaaaaaatctgaaaatgatattttatCTTCCATTTTAAGTGTTTTAAAAATAGACATTTAACGCTCCTTCGTGTCCCGTTttggttttaaattaaaaaaaatataaaaattataaaccCTAACGTGCTATCGTGTGTCGTTTTACATTTTTAAACAAAATAGACATTTAACGCTCCTTCATGTCCCGTTttggttttaaattaaaaaaaataataacaaaATGGAGGACGAAGTAACGTTTTACATGCTTCTTTGTAAGTACCAGCAGACGCACAAAACTCAGTCTCCCGCTTCTCACTTTCCAAACCTAAAAATCCAAATATCAAGATAAATTTTTTTACATAAATATTTATTACGATTCTTACAGATTTAGTAATGGCTTCGGGATCAGGAGCACAATCGGTTACGGTAATTACGTGGATTTATACCGATGGTAATATACGACAAACTCAATTAGAGGGTTACGTATATGATAAACCGGTTTCTAAAAAAAATTGATAGGAGTTTGTATGATTTTAAGTTGTGTTATCGATGGAAAAATTTCAATGATATGAAATTTGGTATTATTCCGGTTGATGATGACGATGATGTTGAGATGATGTTTGGAATTATTTTTTCGAATGGACCTCCTTTCTTTGTTGAAATTTATTTACAAAAAATTTCAACTTATGCATTGATTGAAACAAGTTCGAGAGTTATGAAAACTAGTTCGAGAGTTTCCGAGAGGAGTGGTAGTAGGGGTTTTGACTGTCAAACTACTAGTAGTATGTATATTGCGGTGATACGGTTAGCCGTAGAGGTTTGGATGCTTATGATGTTGTTAAGTCGGCTTTGATTACACGTGAGGAGACATTGGAGCCAATGGAGTTGAGGGAGGGGATGACATTCGACTAAAAAAAATGTTGATGCATACAGTTAGAGATTTTCATATCTGGAATCATCAAGAGATTAAGGTGGTTAGATCAAGTGATGTGTATTGGATTGTGGTTTGTAAGAATAAGGATAGTGGTTGTGAATAGAGTTTAAAAGCTAGGTTGCGAAAATCACTTGGGAAATTTCAAATTATGGAAACTTCGGGACCACGCACATGTTTGCGCACCACCATTACTCAAGATCATCCTAATTTGACATCTTATGATATTCTTGAACAAGTTAAGGATCAAATCGTAGTTGATCCCACGGTTAAGTAAAAAGTGTTGATGGCCACGGTGAAAAGTATTTTTGGTTACCAACCGGGAAGAAAGAAGATTAGAGATGCCAAAAAGCTAGCAATGAATGAAGAACATGGATCTTAGGAAGGATCATATGAAGACCTCCCTTTTTTTATGGAAGCGTTGCAATGTTTTAATGTGGGAATCAAGGTTGATTGGGTTTTTAAGGAGGATGAGATGGAAGATCGTGGGAGCTTAGAGGTATTCTATTTTTTTATACTAGTATCGTATAGATTTTTAAATGTTTTTTCATATTTATGTAATGTTATGTAGTTAACGAGTATATTGTGTCTTTATTTGGAACATGAAGTGACATTCAAGAGACTCTTCTGGGCTTTCAAATCATGCATTGATAAATTTGAGTATTGTATGTCTGTCATACATATAGATGGGACTCACCTATATGGTTCATATCTGGGTGTACTATTGAGTGTTGTGGCAGTTGATGGCTTTAGTCATATTCTTCCACTTGTATTTGCTATTATCGAATCCGAGAACGTTTCTAGTTGGGGGTGGTTCATCAATAGATTGAGGAGATTTGTGGCAAGTAGGAGACATGGAATTTGTGTCATTTCTGATAGACATGCTGGGATTATTGCTGCTATACGACAAACAGGATAGTGCGAGCCCCTTGATCATCATAGATTTTGCATTAGACACTTGGCTACAAATTTTGCTACTGCACATAGGAGAAAGGGATTGAAAATAGGTTAGTTGAGTTGGCTTCTCAGGTGCAAGAGAAGAAGTTTGATTTTATATGGGAACAATTGTTGATTGAGGAGCCTAGGACGGCGGAATAGTTTGAGGATAAACCATTAAGTAAATGGTCTTTAGCATATGATGGAGGGAAACGTTTTGGCATGATGACCACCAATTATGCGGAAAGTTGGAACAACGCGATCCTTGATGCTAGAAAGCTCCCGATTAGTTCATTGGTTAGAACACTATTTTTGAAGACGGTTGAGTATTTTGATGAAAGGCGTTTGGAAATTGCAACTGAATTATATCATGCAAACAAGAGGTTGAGTCGGTCAATTGTGCGTGCTAGGGGTCATAGTTTAAAGTTTATGATCGAAATTCTTTGTTGTTTGAAGTAGTCACTAGGAAAGTTGACCAAAGGGGGGAATAGGAATACCAGTAGGATTCCCGAGTACCTGTGTTCTTGTGGGAAATGGCAAACGTATTGTATTCCTTATTCTCATGTTATAGCATGTTGCGCGCATTTGAAATTGACCCATGAATCGTTGGTTGATGAAATCTATAGGTTAGAGAATGGATCGATGGTTTACAATGGTGTTTTTGAACCCATTCCGAGCAAAAGAAATTCTCGTTGTCCGATGGGTATTAACTTTCCAAACGTGATCCATGACAAAGATGTTGAGAAAAAGAAGGGAAGAAGGAAGTCGACGATGTATCAAAATGCGATGGATTTTCAAGCACCTAAGGGGAAAAAATGAGTTGTTTTAGTGATTTGTTAAGTAATAATATTGTCTAAAAAATATATTGAATTGGGAGATTTTTTATTGATCATTTTAATGTATTGTGTGTTTTGTTATCGTTAATATAATCGTATGCTTTAATTCCGTGAAATAACAATTTTTTTATATTGTTTTTATGTATTTTAGTAGAAAATTAAAAATTTCCAGTTTGTAGTAAAAAGAACAGTAGCCACTGATCTTAAATGTGCAAAACGGCTATTTAACTGGCGTTTAGCACAAAACGGATGATCGTCTTACGTTTTAGCTGTAAACATTTCTTTAACCCCCGTTTTacttttttttttttattttaaaaaacagAAAAACATTTTTTAACCTCCGTTTTGACCTTACACGTTTCTTAATGTGCCGTTTATGttgcttattttatttaaataatcatcAGCATTTTACCCTGTAAACGATTCTTTATACCGCGCTTtactttttttattattttaaaaaacatTTAAACGACTTATTAACCTCCGTTTTCGCCTAAATGGACcgtttattttttttttattttaatttaataaaatcgTCGTCCTAACGGTTTATTTTGTGCCGTTTTAcgtatttataattttttttttaaaaaaaattgaattggTTTACGATCTCACGTTTTGTATTTTTTACTGTGCGTTTAACAGTTCACGAAGTTCCGttttatgttttaaaaaaaatcataacgCTAGACAAACTTCTGTTATGAGGTGACATGTCGGgacattttttttaaaagtgaCAATTTGGACCATAATTTGCAATGAAGTGATAATTAAGGTCACCGCCCCTAAAAAAGAAGTTGAGATAAAAAGAAAAAAGTTTAAACAACTGATGATGTCGAGCTTAATGAATTATATTGTTCAATACATGTGAAGATTGTCATTACCGTTAGTCTTTAATTTCCAAAGTTGTATAAACTcatattataatttatattaatagAAATTATATAACTGTAAATTCTAAACTTATATCTTTTTAtgttataattttattataataaaatatgaaaaatatattttaaatgagTACAAAATCGAAAAAACCGAAAACGATAAACGGTTAACCGAACTGAAAAAAAAACCGTTCCGGACAATTGGATTATGATTAATAGATAGGATCCGAACCAAATCGACATATACAGTTAAGTAACGATTTTTAAtaaaaaccgaaccaaaccgatcCGTCCACACCCGTGCACGAAAAAGTGTCTAAATCATAAGAGGTTGGCCCTTTTTATCACAATTTTAGAACAAATGGCCCAAAATATCACAATTTGAAAAAATGGCCCTTCTTATCACTTTAAAACACATTtttttttgcgtttttataaaaattattttttatttgcgttaatattaattttagaatataaaataaattttaaaataaataaataaaaataaaaaattttaaaatgcatttaaaaGTTGCGTTAAGGGTATAAACGCATAAAATTACTGCGTTGTCAGGGATATATCAGGGACACCAATGCAGCAATGCATGTTTATAATGTGTGGTCTTCACACCAAAGCATGTTTACAATGCGTGGTCTTCATATTCCATGAACAGTTGCGTTTATTTGTGATATTTAGGATCATTTTCTGATATTGTGATATTTTGGACCATTTACTCCCAATATGTGATATTCAGGGCCTTTTTTCAGGTTTTCCCTCCTacattataaataaaaataaaaaaatcaaatacCATCACTTAAAATcatgattttaaatcttttttcCAATTGCCCATCCCACAACTATAGACACCTATATAAACATCATAATTTCAATTTTCCCTCTGTCTATTCAAACCCTCAACCATATTTCACACTATTTCCCCCAATTTCAACTAGGGTTAGGGTTTCAACACAATCATGTACAACGGAACCGGATTACAAACCGCAAGAGGCTCCGGAACCAACGCCTATACTCAAACCAACAAGTTCACCGTCAAACACAAACCCTTCAATTCAACCCAAGGCACTGCCTGTGTTTCGAAAAAGCCGAATAAAGATATCCTTGATCATGATCGAAAGCGGAAAATA
This sequence is a window from Apium graveolens cultivar Ventura chromosome 9, ASM990537v1, whole genome shotgun sequence. Protein-coding genes within it:
- the LOC141684505 gene encoding uncharacterized protein LOC141684505, with the protein product MYNGTGLQTARGSGTNAYTQTNKFTVKHKPFNSTQGTACVSKKPNKDILDHDRKRKIEVRLVELEEELIDQGFSEEEVKEKLDVARRKMEDDKEDGDVGVFEKRVT